Proteins from a single region of Stutzerimonas stutzeri:
- the bcsC gene encoding cellulose synthase complex outer membrane protein BcsC: protein MRKFHLALVAALLPVWCHAQVPENRAGQTEWLLAQVRAAEAVSRDELVRDALARLQLVAPGDPQAMLAEMRLALRQRDSQRVKTLQQALQQAAPNSEAERDARVLYALSSEAGQQQLQEARLAAMAGRPEDALRGFKALYGDKPPTLELAVEYWRVRSAQPGQRAQAIDALRRIDEQYPGNPPAQQLLANLLFADGQDTAALALLAELGRNPVATDAAAQREFEYLATRRIDDSSVKSWKGFLQRYPDGRFAKDAQANLERSQRLLADPFWRAGQEGLRLLDRDQDEAAEAKLRHALRGHPQDPELLGGLGLALMRPGHREEALVYFGRAKKHEEDIDNLGKWNDLITSTRYWLTLEKADQALERQQADEAASLYSSALKQQPDSVFARLGLAQVAEAQGRLVEAQDGYQRLLSRDPGNASAIRGLLRLYQAQSPERALAFIDTLSISQRSPFTELRNSLLLARYQLLAEQASARGDQPSAITALKQARSFAPTDPWLAYRLASSLQQQQALTEADAVFNDLLTRQPNNPIARYAHALFLSGTARDVQAIASLNHISERDWDDDMRALATRLERRELMSRIDKLRDSGRESVAVELMQERLSKNGDSVDDLLLLADWAAIRGEPAVGAPYVDRALHIDPAHPEARLMRIELLLAMGRTADARESLRTASPALAEDNGNANRRLANSWAAVGERQKARQILQQAEARLERPDPLLRRDTARLVADVDPTAAMAYYRQALIDAELLGTSASDAELTQATRENDKDDWLVRSLRRDTAALHQQQDTTLTLQHDHGWRNDDGTPGISELLTDTTLLHLETPAAGGRSFVRAERLALDAGKLEDDAPFGACRAVSGCADQSQRATATLLAGGWRSERLEADLGLTEGFEINNLYGGVTGRGDLNPVSWSLSTSRRPMSNSLLSYGGARDPVTGTRWGAVTANGTSLGLSWDEGGAHGLWSSLGYHWLLGDNVASNSRFTAMTGYYYKLVDRTDERVRTGLTLIHFGYDKDLSGHTLGHGGYWSPQNYNSISVPVSYGWRNEDWSVLLESSVGWSVSRTDGSRDYPLSSLRSKVAAINEDVANRTSEGSTSQGVSYRLQGLFERRLSDHFVLGGGVSLLQSDEYAPSRALLYLRYSFMPWRGDLALPIEPLQPYADFR from the coding sequence ATGCGTAAATTCCACCTGGCGCTCGTCGCTGCTCTGCTTCCCGTTTGGTGCCACGCCCAGGTACCGGAAAACCGCGCCGGGCAAACCGAATGGCTTCTGGCGCAAGTCAGAGCAGCCGAAGCGGTGAGCCGCGATGAGTTGGTGCGTGATGCATTGGCGCGCCTTCAACTCGTTGCGCCTGGTGACCCGCAGGCCATGCTGGCAGAGATGCGGCTTGCCTTGCGCCAGCGGGACTCGCAACGAGTAAAGACACTGCAACAGGCGCTGCAGCAAGCAGCACCGAACAGTGAAGCGGAACGCGACGCGCGCGTGCTTTACGCACTGAGCAGCGAGGCCGGACAGCAGCAGCTGCAGGAAGCCCGGCTGGCCGCTATGGCAGGTCGCCCCGAAGACGCGCTGCGTGGGTTCAAAGCCCTATATGGCGACAAGCCGCCGACACTGGAGCTGGCTGTCGAGTACTGGCGTGTGCGTAGCGCGCAGCCGGGTCAGCGAGCTCAGGCAATCGACGCATTGCGCCGAATCGACGAGCAGTACCCGGGAAACCCGCCCGCTCAGCAGCTCCTGGCCAATCTGCTATTCGCAGACGGACAGGACACGGCCGCCCTGGCGTTGCTTGCCGAGCTAGGGCGCAATCCGGTCGCGACCGATGCGGCGGCCCAGCGGGAGTTCGAATATCTCGCAACACGGCGAATCGACGACTCCAGCGTCAAATCCTGGAAAGGATTTCTGCAGCGCTATCCCGACGGGCGCTTCGCCAAAGATGCACAAGCAAACCTGGAGCGCAGCCAACGACTGCTCGCTGACCCGTTCTGGCGAGCCGGGCAAGAGGGCCTACGTTTGCTCGACCGCGATCAGGACGAAGCTGCCGAAGCCAAGCTGAGGCATGCACTACGCGGCCACCCGCAGGACCCCGAGCTGCTCGGTGGTCTGGGCCTGGCGCTGATGCGCCCGGGTCATCGCGAGGAAGCGCTGGTTTATTTTGGGCGCGCCAAAAAACACGAAGAAGACATCGACAATCTCGGCAAGTGGAACGACCTGATCACCTCGACCCGCTACTGGCTCACCCTGGAGAAAGCCGATCAGGCGCTTGAACGGCAACAGGCCGACGAAGCGGCGTCCCTTTACTCAAGCGCGCTCAAGCAACAGCCGGACAGCGTCTTTGCCCGGCTCGGGCTCGCCCAGGTCGCCGAAGCACAAGGCCGACTAGTCGAAGCGCAAGACGGATATCAGCGGCTGCTCAGTCGTGATCCGGGCAACGCCAGCGCAATCCGAGGATTGCTCCGGTTGTACCAGGCGCAGTCGCCGGAACGCGCGCTCGCGTTCATCGATACGCTGAGCATCAGCCAGCGAAGCCCCTTCACCGAGCTGCGCAATAGCCTGCTGCTGGCGCGCTACCAGCTACTCGCCGAACAGGCATCGGCTCGCGGCGATCAGCCTTCGGCAATCACAGCTCTGAAGCAGGCTCGCAGCTTTGCGCCAACCGACCCTTGGCTGGCTTATCGCCTGGCCAGTTCCTTACAGCAACAGCAAGCCCTCACGGAAGCCGATGCGGTGTTCAACGACTTGCTGACGCGGCAGCCCAACAATCCGATCGCGCGTTACGCCCATGCCCTCTTTCTTTCGGGAACCGCGCGCGACGTTCAGGCGATTGCGAGCCTCAATCACATCAGCGAACGTGACTGGGATGACGACATGCGCGCCCTAGCGACGCGCCTCGAACGTCGGGAGCTGATGTCGCGCATCGATAAGCTACGCGACAGCGGACGGGAATCGGTTGCCGTCGAGCTGATGCAGGAGCGGCTGAGCAAAAACGGCGACTCGGTAGACGATCTGCTGTTGCTGGCCGACTGGGCCGCGATACGCGGCGAACCTGCGGTCGGCGCTCCCTATGTGGACCGCGCATTGCACATTGACCCTGCCCATCCGGAAGCTCGTTTGATGCGCATCGAGCTGTTGCTCGCCATGGGACGAACCGCCGACGCCCGGGAGTCTCTACGAACAGCCTCGCCCGCATTAGCGGAGGATAACGGGAACGCCAACCGGCGCCTGGCCAATAGCTGGGCTGCGGTCGGTGAGCGGCAAAAAGCGCGGCAGATACTTCAGCAGGCCGAGGCACGTCTGGAGCGCCCCGATCCCCTGCTCCGACGAGATACTGCGCGACTTGTCGCGGACGTCGACCCGACCGCGGCCATGGCTTACTACCGACAGGCACTGATCGATGCCGAGTTGTTGGGCACATCCGCCAGCGACGCGGAGCTGACCCAGGCCACCCGTGAGAACGACAAGGATGACTGGCTGGTTCGGAGCCTTCGCCGCGACACCGCAGCCCTTCATCAGCAACAGGACACCACCTTAACCCTGCAGCACGATCACGGCTGGCGTAACGATGACGGCACCCCGGGCATTTCCGAGCTGCTCACGGACACGACGCTGTTGCATCTGGAAACCCCGGCAGCGGGCGGACGCAGTTTCGTGCGCGCCGAACGCCTTGCTCTTGATGCTGGCAAGCTGGAAGACGACGCCCCCTTTGGTGCCTGTAGGGCGGTAAGCGGTTGCGCCGATCAGAGCCAACGAGCCACAGCGACACTGCTTGCCGGCGGTTGGCGCAGCGAGCGCCTGGAAGCGGACCTGGGCCTGACTGAAGGTTTCGAGATAAACAACCTCTACGGCGGCGTGACCGGCAGAGGCGATCTGAACCCCGTCAGCTGGTCGCTAAGCACGTCACGTCGCCCGATGAGCAACTCACTGTTGTCCTACGGCGGCGCTCGCGACCCCGTCACCGGCACCCGCTGGGGGGCCGTAACCGCAAACGGCACGAGCCTGGGCTTGAGTTGGGACGAAGGCGGCGCCCATGGCCTGTGGTCGTCGCTGGGTTACCACTGGCTGCTCGGGGATAATGTCGCCAGCAATAGCCGCTTCACGGCGATGACCGGCTACTACTACAAACTTGTCGACCGCACCGACGAGCGTGTCCGGACGGGACTGACTCTCATCCATTTCGGCTATGACAAGGACTTGAGCGGCCACACCCTGGGTCATGGCGGCTACTGGAGTCCTCAGAACTACAACTCCATCAGCGTTCCCGTCAGCTATGGCTGGCGCAACGAGGACTGGTCCGTACTTCTGGAAAGCAGTGTCGGCTGGTCCGTGTCGCGAACCGATGGCAGTCGCGATTACCCGCTGAGTTCGCTACGGAGCAAGGTGGCGGCGATCAATGAGGATGTCGCAAACCGCACAAGCGAGGGCTCGACCAGTCAAGGCGTCAGCTATCGGCTGCAAGGCCTGTTCGAGCGCCGGCTCAGCGATCACTTCGTGCTCGGCGGCGGCGTCAGCCTGCTGCAGAGCGACGAGTATGCGCCCAGCCGCGCATTGCTCTATCTGCGCTACAGCTTCATGCCTTGGCGGGGCGACCTCGCACTGCCCATAGAGCCGCTGCAGCCTTACGCTGACTTCAGATGA
- the bcsB gene encoding cellulose biosynthesis cyclic di-GMP-binding regulatory protein BcsB encodes MNTRTYPRTLLTFLLWAIATGATAEPKVDADLVPPSWDTSRSFSDLGRPRDQLMLGIRNAEQVEFRLRHDRIATDATLHLDYTPSPALIPVLSHLRIYLNDELMGTLPITQEQIGQRVSTDLTLDPRLLGDFNRVRIEFVGHYSDICEDPAHSGLWLNLGRQSRVSLREQALDVVGDLAWFPLPFFDERDSQRLTLPVVFGSAPTSEEQRAAGILASYFGSLAGWRGASFPVMFDSLPSTNDRPQPAVVFATNARRPSFLADHPAVEGPTVELIEHPQDRYSKLLLISGRDEQDLVTAATALAMGNGQLRGDKVRLERVEPPVRMPYDAPNWIRTDRAVQLSELIDYPQQLQVSGLQPHPITLDVNLPPDLFVWRNQGIPLQTRYRYTPPTTTDESRLNISINDQYISSIALQGSDARSGVENLRLSVLTADGTAERETLFVPALKMGMRNKLRFEFNFASKLGNAQRDRCQTYLPTNIQAAIDEQSTIDLSGYYHYLAMPDLKAFARTGFPFSRMADLSETLVLVASQPDEAQVGTLLDTLALIGSHTGYPAYGVRLTDDWSKAQEVDADLLLLGPMPQQLLDSSTFPVLLEASRSWVQSGGATPAGAPNGNLGMTANGPLAAVVGQQSPFHAQRSLVALLASGPQDYRLLREALTDSGKQEAFAGTVTLIRNSGVSSHFVGEQYYVGELPWWLLLWFHLSSHPVLLAFLAAVSVVLFAIVLWRALRWAARRRLADSE; translated from the coding sequence ATGAACACCCGAACCTATCCTCGGACGCTGCTGACCTTCCTGCTTTGGGCCATCGCTACTGGCGCCACTGCAGAGCCAAAGGTCGATGCCGACCTCGTGCCGCCCAGCTGGGACACCAGTCGCAGCTTCAGCGACCTGGGCCGCCCGCGGGACCAGTTGATGCTGGGCATACGCAACGCCGAGCAGGTCGAGTTCCGCTTGCGTCATGATCGCATCGCTACCGATGCCACACTGCACCTGGACTACACGCCGTCGCCTGCCCTGATCCCGGTGCTGTCGCACCTGCGGATCTATCTGAACGATGAGCTGATGGGGACGCTGCCAATCACTCAGGAGCAGATTGGCCAGCGTGTCAGCACGGACCTGACGCTGGACCCTCGCCTGCTCGGCGACTTCAACCGGGTACGCATCGAATTCGTAGGGCACTACAGCGATATCTGTGAGGACCCTGCGCATAGTGGCCTGTGGCTCAATCTGGGCCGTCAAAGCCGCGTCAGTCTGCGCGAGCAGGCACTGGATGTCGTCGGCGACCTGGCCTGGTTTCCACTGCCATTTTTCGACGAGCGCGACAGCCAGCGCCTGACTCTTCCCGTGGTTTTCGGGAGCGCTCCGACAAGCGAAGAGCAGCGGGCTGCGGGTATCCTGGCATCCTATTTCGGCAGCCTGGCTGGCTGGCGGGGCGCTAGCTTTCCAGTGATGTTCGACTCGCTACCATCGACCAACGACCGTCCGCAGCCGGCGGTAGTCTTCGCAACCAATGCTCGCCGACCATCATTCCTTGCAGATCACCCCGCGGTCGAGGGGCCAACTGTCGAACTGATCGAACACCCGCAGGACCGTTACAGCAAGCTGCTGCTCATCAGCGGCCGGGACGAGCAAGACCTTGTCACTGCAGCGACCGCGTTGGCCATGGGTAACGGCCAGCTGCGCGGCGACAAGGTGCGCCTGGAGCGTGTCGAGCCGCCTGTTCGGATGCCGTACGATGCGCCCAACTGGATCAGGACCGACCGCGCCGTGCAGCTGTCGGAGCTGATCGACTACCCCCAACAATTGCAGGTCAGCGGCCTGCAGCCCCACCCGATCACGCTCGACGTCAACCTGCCTCCAGACCTGTTCGTCTGGCGCAATCAGGGCATACCCCTACAGACTCGCTACCGTTACACGCCGCCCACCACGACGGACGAGTCGCGCCTCAATATCAGCATCAACGACCAGTACATCAGCAGCATCGCCCTGCAAGGGAGCGATGCGCGCAGCGGTGTCGAGAACTTGCGCCTGTCCGTCCTGACTGCCGATGGCACGGCGGAACGCGAAACATTGTTCGTGCCCGCACTGAAGATGGGCATGCGCAACAAGCTGCGCTTCGAGTTCAACTTCGCCAGCAAACTCGGCAACGCCCAGCGTGATCGCTGCCAGACCTATTTGCCGACCAATATCCAAGCGGCCATCGATGAGCAATCGACCATCGACCTCTCTGGGTACTATCACTACCTGGCCATGCCTGATCTGAAGGCCTTCGCTCGCACCGGCTTCCCCTTCAGCCGGATGGCAGATCTGTCCGAAACGTTGGTGCTGGTAGCGTCACAACCCGACGAGGCTCAGGTCGGGACCCTTCTGGACACACTTGCCCTGATTGGCTCGCACACCGGCTACCCCGCCTACGGCGTTCGCCTCACAGACGACTGGAGCAAGGCCCAGGAGGTCGATGCCGATTTGCTCCTGCTTGGCCCAATGCCGCAACAGCTGTTGGACAGCTCGACATTTCCGGTGCTGCTCGAGGCATCACGTAGTTGGGTGCAAAGTGGTGGAGCGACGCCCGCTGGCGCGCCGAACGGAAATCTCGGCATGACCGCTAACGGCCCGCTGGCCGCGGTCGTTGGCCAGCAGTCGCCCTTCCATGCCCAGCGTAGCCTGGTTGCACTGCTGGCCTCCGGCCCGCAGGACTATCGCCTGCTCCGCGAAGCCTTGACCGACTCCGGCAAGCAGGAAGCCTTCGCCGGCACGGTAACCCTGATCCGCAACAGCGGTGTGAGCAGCCACTTCGTCGGTGAGCAGTATTACGTCGGCGAGTTGCCTTGGTGGCTACTGCTGTGGTTCCACCTCTCGTCGCATCCCGTGCTATTGGCGTTTCTTGCTGCCGTCAGCGTGGTGCTATTCGCTATCGTGCTGTGGCGAGCGCTGCGCTGGGCCGCCCGTCGGCGCCTGGCTGACTCGGAGTAA
- the bcsA gene encoding UDP-forming cellulose synthase catalytic subunit has protein sequence MRSPLHYFQEIRYRRGASLWGAISWLSFYMLAWLLFRLEAPGWQWVLAERRRLYPHIADTRPKAGDPLRILLQSAWLIITRPVDGRSVSLLTHPARQAGRRLRTVSARLAQPVRAAGRHVSRLQALKGVPANTLGAERWFSQLSKPVRQASTVVIALLAVLLGILCITEPFGYTAQVTFVLLLWGIALLLRRVPGRFAVLMLVVLSTIISCRYLWWRYTATLHWDSYFDLTCGLILLAAETYSWVVLILGYLQTSWPLDRKPASLPEDTAAWPSVDLLIPTYNEDLSVVRTTVLAALGLDWPREKLKVYICDDGRRDEFRRFAEEVGVGYITRTDNNHAKAGNLNHALKVTSGELIAIFDCDHIPVRSFLQVTTGWFLRDPKLALVQTPHHFFSPDPFERNLGSFRRQPNEGELFYGLVQNGNDMWNAAFFCGSCAVLRRTAVEEVGGFAVETVTEDAHTALRLHRAGWNSAYLPTPQAAGLATESLSAHIGQRIRWARGMAQIFRTDNPLLGRGLTFFQRICYANAMLHFLAGLPRLIYLTAPLAFLLLHAYIIYAPALMIVLYVLPHMIHASLTNARMQGEYRHSFWGEVYETVLAWYIARPTTVALFNPGKGKFNVTAKGGLMDHDQFDWRIARPYLVLAVLNVAGLGFAVWRLFTGPVAEIGTVLVSSAWVIYNLLIIGAAVAVASEVRQIRRAHRVMAHQPASLKLSNGHVFPCTLKDFAEGGAGLQIPTDLQVGMDQPVFLILKRGDREFSFPGTASRQVGQRLGVRLDNLDLRQQIDLVQCTFARADVWLNRHEQYEADRPLHSFFEVLRIGGRGYHRLFEQLPSSLSKPLRPLVRLAVWLFSFCPRPPAYKPLVSPS, from the coding sequence ATGCGCAGTCCGCTGCATTACTTTCAAGAGATCCGGTACCGCCGTGGTGCGAGCCTTTGGGGCGCCATTAGCTGGCTGAGCTTCTACATGCTGGCCTGGCTTCTGTTCCGCCTGGAAGCGCCCGGTTGGCAATGGGTGCTAGCTGAACGTCGACGGCTATATCCGCACATTGCCGATACCCGGCCGAAGGCCGGTGATCCACTACGCATCCTGCTCCAGAGCGCATGGCTAATCATCACGCGTCCCGTGGACGGACGTAGCGTATCGCTGTTAACGCACCCAGCCCGGCAGGCAGGCAGACGCCTGCGCACTGTCTCAGCCAGATTGGCCCAACCGGTGCGCGCTGCTGGCAGGCACGTGTCGCGACTGCAGGCACTAAAAGGCGTGCCGGCAAACACCCTGGGGGCTGAGCGCTGGTTTTCCCAGCTGTCCAAGCCTGTCAGGCAGGCCTCGACCGTCGTCATCGCACTGCTCGCGGTATTGCTTGGCATCCTTTGCATCACCGAGCCATTTGGCTATACCGCGCAGGTCACCTTCGTACTGCTGCTCTGGGGTATAGCTCTGCTCCTCAGGCGCGTTCCTGGCCGCTTCGCAGTGCTGATGCTGGTCGTCCTCTCGACCATCATTTCCTGCCGCTACCTGTGGTGGCGTTATACCGCGACGCTCCACTGGGACTCGTACTTCGACCTGACCTGCGGTCTGATCCTGCTCGCAGCAGAGACATATTCTTGGGTCGTGCTGATTCTGGGTTATCTGCAGACCAGCTGGCCGCTTGACCGTAAACCCGCCTCCCTGCCGGAGGACACCGCCGCCTGGCCGTCTGTCGATCTGCTCATCCCCACCTACAACGAAGACCTCTCGGTGGTGCGCACCACAGTCCTGGCAGCCCTGGGCCTGGACTGGCCGCGCGAAAAGCTGAAGGTCTACATCTGCGATGACGGTCGACGGGATGAATTTCGCCGCTTCGCCGAAGAAGTGGGAGTTGGATACATCACTCGCACGGACAACAACCATGCGAAGGCGGGCAACCTCAACCATGCACTGAAAGTGACCAGTGGCGAGCTGATCGCGATTTTCGATTGCGACCACATTCCAGTGCGCTCTTTTCTTCAGGTCACCACTGGCTGGTTCCTGCGCGACCCCAAACTGGCGCTGGTGCAGACCCCACATCATTTTTTTTCGCCCGATCCATTCGAGCGCAATCTCGGCTCCTTTCGCCGCCAGCCCAACGAGGGCGAGCTGTTCTACGGCCTGGTACAGAACGGTAACGACATGTGGAATGCCGCATTCTTCTGCGGATCCTGTGCCGTGCTGCGCCGCACAGCCGTTGAAGAGGTCGGCGGCTTCGCAGTCGAAACCGTTACAGAAGACGCTCACACCGCCTTGCGCCTGCACCGGGCGGGCTGGAACTCGGCCTATCTGCCGACCCCACAGGCAGCCGGTCTGGCGACCGAGAGCCTGTCGGCGCACATCGGCCAACGCATACGCTGGGCACGCGGCATGGCGCAGATCTTTCGCACCGACAATCCGCTGCTGGGACGCGGCCTGACATTTTTCCAACGTATCTGCTACGCCAATGCCATGCTGCATTTCCTCGCAGGGCTGCCCCGGCTCATATATCTGACGGCGCCGCTGGCGTTCCTGCTGCTGCATGCCTACATCATCTACGCGCCAGCGCTGATGATCGTGCTGTACGTGCTGCCGCACATGATTCACGCCAGCCTGACCAATGCGCGCATGCAGGGCGAGTACCGGCACTCCTTCTGGGGAGAGGTCTACGAGACGGTACTGGCCTGGTATATCGCGCGACCGACGACTGTAGCCCTGTTCAACCCGGGCAAAGGCAAGTTCAACGTTACCGCCAAGGGCGGTCTGATGGATCACGATCAGTTCGACTGGCGAATAGCCCGGCCGTATCTGGTGCTCGCCGTGCTCAACGTGGCCGGCCTGGGATTCGCTGTGTGGCGGCTGTTCACCGGCCCGGTCGCCGAGATCGGTACCGTTCTGGTCAGCTCCGCCTGGGTCATCTACAACCTGCTCATCATTGGCGCCGCCGTGGCCGTCGCGTCAGAGGTTAGGCAGATAAGGCGCGCCCACCGCGTAATGGCTCATCAGCCCGCATCACTCAAACTCAGCAATGGCCACGTTTTCCCCTGCACGCTGAAGGATTTTGCCGAAGGGGGGGCGGGGCTGCAGATTCCGACTGACTTGCAAGTGGGCATGGACCAGCCGGTTTTCCTCATCCTAAAACGCGGCGATCGTGAATTCAGCTTCCCCGGCACCGCATCACGTCAGGTTGGCCAGCGTCTGGGCGTACGCCTCGACAATCTGGACCTGCGCCAACAGATCGACCTTGTTCAGTGCACCTTCGCCCGTGCCGATGTCTGGCTGAATCGGCATGAGCAGTACGAAGCCGATCGCCCGCTGCACAGCTTTTTTGAAGTCCTGCGTATCGGCGGCCGCGGCTATCACCGTCTGTTCGAGCAGCTGCCGAGCAGCCTGAGCAAACCGCTCCGCCCGCTTGTGCGCCTCGCCGTCTGGCTTTTCAGCTTCTGCCCTCGCCCCCCTGCCTATAAACCTCTGGTATCCCCGTCATGA
- a CDS encoding PaaI family thioesterase, producing the protein MSTEVEAVGNSSAFGRLLGLEIHQVGNGEAVLGLTMHDGLRNLHGKLHGGALFSLIDTAMGQASHSLGDGSPNSMTLECKVNYIRPVTDGELRCRAWVVHGGRRTQVLEAEVHQGEKLIAKAQATFACL; encoded by the coding sequence ATGAGCACTGAAGTCGAGGCGGTGGGCAATTCCAGCGCCTTCGGCCGCCTGCTCGGCCTGGAGATTCACCAGGTCGGCAACGGCGAGGCCGTTCTTGGCCTGACCATGCACGACGGCCTGCGCAACCTGCACGGCAAGCTGCACGGCGGTGCGCTGTTCTCGCTCATTGACACCGCCATGGGCCAGGCCAGCCACAGCCTGGGCGACGGTTCGCCAAACAGCATGACGCTGGAGTGCAAGGTCAACTACATCCGCCCGGTGACCGATGGCGAACTGCGCTGTCGCGCCTGGGTGGTGCATGGTGGCCGGCGGACTCAGGTGCTCGAAGCCGAGGTGCATCAGGGCGAAAAACTGATCGCCAAGGCCCAGGCGACCTTCGCCTGCCTGTAG
- a CDS encoding Tex family protein produces MDSINTRIAAELGVRPQQVAATVALLDEGSTVPFIARYRKEVTGSLDDTQLRLLEERLRYMRELDDRRASILASIEEQGKLTPELKREIDLADTKTRLEDLYLPYKQKRRTKGQIALEAGLGELADALFADPTLTPETEAARFVDAEKGFADTKAVLDGAKYILMERFAEDANLLAKLRDFLTHNATLSARVVSGKEAEGAKFSDYFEHDEPLKSAPSHRALAIFRGRNEGVLSVSLKVGDETPGAMHPGEVMIGERFGIANQNRAADKWLSEVVRWTWKVKLYTHLETDLLGELRDKAEDDAIGVFARNMHDLLLAAPAGPRATLGLDPGLRTGCKVAVVDATGKLLDTATVYPHAPRNDWDGTLAVLARLCAKHAVDLIAIGNGTASRESDRLAADLIKQVPGLKLTKVMVSEAGASVYSASELAAKEFPDLDVSIRGAVSIARRLQDPLAELVKIDPKAIGVGQYQHDVSQLKLARSLDAVVEDCVNAVGVDVNTASVALLARISGLNTTLAQNIVAYRDANGAFKARSELKKVPRLGDKTFEQAAGFLRVMNGSNPLDASAVHPETYPLVKRIAQDTGRDIRSLIGDSAFLKRLDPKQFTDESFGLVTVSDILQELEKPGRDPRPEFKTAEFQDGVEKLSDLEPGMVLEGVVTNVTNFGAFVDIGVHQDGLVHISALSEKFVKDPYEVVKAGDIVKVKVMEVDIPRQRVGLSMRMSDTPGAKADNPRGGQSRAGGQPRGNAPRSERHAKEDKPAPANAAMAALFANAKQLRK; encoded by the coding sequence ATGGATAGCATCAACACCCGCATTGCCGCAGAACTGGGCGTGCGCCCGCAACAGGTTGCCGCCACCGTGGCGCTGCTCGACGAAGGCTCCACCGTGCCCTTCATCGCCCGCTACCGCAAGGAAGTGACCGGCAGCCTCGACGATACCCAGCTGCGCTTGCTCGAAGAACGCCTGCGCTACATGCGCGAACTGGATGATCGCCGCGCGTCGATCCTCGCCAGCATCGAAGAGCAGGGCAAGCTGACACCCGAGCTCAAGCGCGAGATCGACCTCGCCGATACCAAGACCCGCCTCGAAGACCTCTACCTGCCCTACAAGCAGAAACGTCGCACCAAGGGCCAGATCGCCCTGGAAGCTGGCCTCGGCGAGCTGGCCGATGCGCTCTTCGCCGACCCGACACTGACGCCCGAGACCGAAGCCGCACGCTTCGTCGATGCCGAGAAGGGCTTCGCCGACACCAAGGCCGTGCTCGATGGCGCCAAATACATCCTTATGGAGCGCTTCGCCGAAGACGCCAACCTGCTGGCCAAGCTGCGTGACTTCCTCACCCACAACGCAACGCTCAGCGCCCGCGTGGTGTCGGGCAAGGAAGCCGAAGGCGCCAAGTTCAGCGACTACTTCGAGCATGACGAGCCGCTCAAGAGCGCGCCATCGCACCGTGCGCTGGCGATATTCCGCGGGCGCAACGAAGGTGTGCTCAGCGTAAGCCTGAAGGTCGGTGATGAAACCCCGGGCGCCATGCACCCGGGCGAAGTGATGATCGGCGAGCGCTTCGGCATCGCCAACCAGAACCGCGCTGCCGACAAGTGGCTCAGCGAAGTGGTGCGCTGGACCTGGAAGGTGAAGCTCTACACGCACCTGGAAACCGATCTGCTCGGCGAGCTGCGCGACAAGGCCGAGGACGACGCCATCGGCGTGTTCGCCCGCAACATGCACGACCTGCTGTTGGCCGCACCGGCCGGCCCACGCGCGACCCTTGGCCTCGATCCGGGCCTGCGTACCGGCTGCAAGGTGGCAGTGGTCGATGCCACGGGCAAACTGCTGGACACCGCCACCGTCTATCCACACGCACCGCGCAACGATTGGGACGGCACCCTGGCCGTGCTGGCCAGGCTCTGCGCCAAGCACGCAGTCGACCTGATCGCCATCGGCAACGGCACCGCCAGCCGTGAGAGCGACAGGCTGGCCGCGGACCTGATCAAACAGGTGCCTGGCCTGAAGTTGACCAAGGTGATGGTCTCCGAAGCCGGCGCCTCGGTGTATTCGGCCTCGGAGCTCGCGGCCAAGGAGTTCCCGGATCTGGACGTTTCGATCCGCGGCGCCGTATCCATTGCCCGTCGCCTGCAGGACCCGCTGGCCGAACTGGTGAAGATCGATCCGAAGGCCATTGGCGTCGGCCAGTACCAGCACGACGTGTCGCAGCTGAAACTGGCGCGCTCGCTGGATGCCGTAGTCGAGGATTGCGTGAACGCCGTGGGCGTCGACGTCAACACGGCCTCGGTAGCGCTGCTGGCGCGTATCTCCGGCCTGAACACCACCCTGGCGCAAAACATCGTTGCCTACCGCGACGCCAACGGCGCGTTCAAGGCCCGTAGCGAGCTGAAGAAGGTGCCGCGCCTGGGGGACAAGACCTTCGAGCAGGCCGCCGGCTTCCTGCGCGTGATGAATGGCAGCAACCCACTGGACGCCTCGGCTGTCCACCCGGAGACCTACCCACTGGTCAAGCGCATTGCCCAGGATACCGGCCGCGACATCCGCTCGCTGATCGGCGACTCGGCCTTCCTGAAACGTCTCGATCCGAAGCAGTTCACCGATGAGAGTTTCGGCCTGGTCACCGTCAGCGACATCCTGCAGGAGCTGGAAAAACCCGGCCGCGATCCGCGCCCCGAGTTCAAGACAGCCGAGTTCCAGGATGGCGTCGAGAAGCTCAGCGATCTGGAGCCGGGCATGGTGCTCGAAGGCGTGGTCACCAACGTGACCAACTTCGGTGCCTTCGTCGACATCGGCGTGCATCAGGACGGCCTGGTGCACATCAGCGCGCTGTCAGAGAAGTTCGTCAAGGACCCGTACGAGGTGGTCAAGGCCGGTGACATCGTCAAGGTCAAGGTCATGGAAGTGGACATCCCGCGCCAGCGTGTCGGCCTGTCCATGCGCATGAGCGACACGCCGGGCGCCAAGGCTGACAACCCGCGTGGTGGGCAGTCCCGAGCCGGTGGTCAGCCTCGTGGCAATGCCCCTCGCAGCGAGCGCCACGCCAAGGAAGACAAGCCGGCACCCGCCAACGCGGCCATGGCCGCGCTGTTCGCCAATGCCAAGCAGCTGAGGAAATAA